The following are encoded together in the Streptomyces sp. NBC_00341 genome:
- a CDS encoding GPP34 family phosphoprotein: protein MIPQPTPTLPEELLLLALDPVRGKPFCRNRFLEYAMAGAVLAELELQGRVTGQGGRFQVANPLDPPDPLLAGVLRSLPAPGKGGGGSGESAKRWVRHAGRRVEGLYLDALVERGVLRRDTHRFLGLLPYHRHPIVAKDLAALARTRFDAAERAGFPDARSRALAALVSAAGLSRSVGTERGSRGAMRHLVHDHWPAHAVLRNIRQDRANQSGGGG, encoded by the coding sequence ATGATCCCGCAGCCCACGCCGACGCTGCCGGAGGAACTCCTGCTGCTGGCCCTGGACCCGGTGCGCGGCAAGCCCTTCTGCCGCAACCGCTTCCTGGAGTACGCGATGGCCGGGGCCGTCCTGGCGGAGCTGGAACTCCAGGGCCGGGTCACCGGGCAGGGCGGGCGCTTCCAGGTGGCCAACCCGCTGGACCCGCCGGACCCGCTGCTCGCCGGGGTGCTGCGGAGCCTGCCGGCACCCGGCAAGGGCGGAGGGGGTTCCGGGGAGTCGGCCAAGAGATGGGTGCGGCACGCCGGGCGGCGGGTCGAGGGCCTGTATCTGGACGCCCTGGTGGAGCGCGGCGTCCTGCGCCGCGACACCCACCGCTTCCTCGGCCTGCTCCCCTACCACCGCCACCCGATCGTGGCGAAGGACCTGGCCGCCCTGGCCCGTACCCGCTTCGACGCCGCCGAGCGAGCGGGCTTCCCCGACGCCCGGAGCCGCGCCCTGGCCGCCCTCGTCTCGGCGGCGGGCCTGTCCCGCTCCGTCGGCACGGAGCGCGGCAGCCGCGGCGCGATGCGCCACCTGGTCCACGACCACTGGCCGGCCCACGCGGTGCTCCGCAACATCCGCCAGGACAGGGCGAACCAGTCGGGGGGCGGGGGGTAG
- the recQ gene encoding DNA helicase RecQ, with the protein MDVTESDARQTLHRVFGYETFRGEQEAVVDHVVAGGDAVVLMPTGGGKSLCYQIPSLVRSGTGIVISPLIALMQDQVDALRALGVRAGFVNSTQDLDERRSMEAQFVAGELDLLYLAPERLRLDSTLGLLSRGEISVFAIDEAHCVAQWGHDFRPDYLALSVLGERWPDVPRIALTATATAATHQEITQRLGMPDAKHFVAGFDRPNIQYRIVPKADPKKQLLTFLKEEHAGDAGIVYCLSRNSTEKTAEYLCRNGIEAVPYHAGLDAGIRARHQSRFLREEGLVVVATIAFGMGIDKPDVRFVAHLDLPKSVEGYYQETGRAGRDGAPSTAWMAYGLQDVVQQRKLIQGGEGDEAFRRRAASHLDSMLALCETVRCRRAQLLKYFGQEPATASCGNCDTCLAPPETWDGTVVAQKLLSTVVRLKRERGQKFGAGQIIDILLGRKTAKIIQFDHDQLSVFGIGEELAEAEWRGVVRQLLAQGLLAVEGEYGTLVLTEESGSVLGREREVLLRKEPKKVAPARSSSSKSGKGKAAAVADLPESAVPVFEALRAWRGAQAKELGLPAYVIFHDATLREIAALRPGSLAELGGISGLGEKKLATYGEGVLEVLAGLPAADAEPVTPTEAAPAPATSAPAAAPAAQARVPAPAPAPAPAAATAAPGADPEFGWDEEPPEYE; encoded by the coding sequence ATCGTCATCTCGCCGCTGATCGCCCTGATGCAGGACCAGGTGGACGCGCTGCGGGCGCTGGGCGTGCGGGCCGGGTTCGTCAACTCCACGCAGGACCTCGACGAGCGGCGCTCGATGGAGGCCCAGTTCGTCGCGGGCGAGCTGGACCTGCTGTACCTCGCGCCCGAGCGGCTCCGGCTGGACTCCACGCTCGGCCTGCTCTCGCGCGGCGAGATCTCCGTCTTCGCCATCGACGAGGCGCACTGCGTCGCCCAGTGGGGCCACGACTTCCGGCCGGACTACCTGGCCCTGTCCGTCCTGGGCGAGCGCTGGCCCGACGTACCGAGGATCGCGCTGACGGCGACGGCGACCGCGGCCACGCACCAGGAGATCACCCAGCGTCTCGGCATGCCCGACGCCAAGCACTTCGTGGCGGGCTTCGACCGGCCCAACATCCAGTACCGCATCGTCCCCAAGGCCGACCCGAAGAAGCAGCTGCTGACCTTCCTCAAGGAGGAGCACGCCGGGGACGCGGGCATCGTCTACTGCCTCTCGCGCAACTCCACCGAGAAGACCGCCGAGTACCTCTGCCGCAACGGCATCGAGGCAGTGCCGTACCACGCGGGTCTGGACGCCGGGATCCGAGCACGCCACCAGTCCCGCTTCCTGCGCGAGGAGGGCCTGGTCGTCGTCGCGACGATCGCCTTCGGCATGGGCATCGACAAACCGGACGTCCGCTTCGTCGCCCACCTCGACCTGCCCAAGTCCGTCGAGGGCTACTACCAGGAGACCGGCCGCGCCGGCCGTGACGGCGCCCCCTCCACGGCCTGGATGGCCTACGGACTCCAGGACGTCGTCCAGCAGCGCAAGCTCATCCAGGGCGGCGAGGGCGACGAGGCCTTCCGCCGCCGGGCCGCCTCGCACCTGGACTCCATGCTGGCCCTGTGCGAGACCGTGCGGTGCCGCCGGGCCCAGCTGCTGAAGTACTTCGGCCAGGAACCCGCCACCGCCTCCTGCGGCAACTGCGACACCTGCCTGGCCCCGCCCGAGACCTGGGACGGCACGGTGGTCGCCCAGAAGCTGCTGTCCACGGTCGTACGGCTGAAGCGGGAGCGCGGGCAGAAGTTCGGCGCGGGCCAGATCATCGACATCCTGCTGGGCCGCAAGACGGCGAAGATCATCCAGTTCGACCACGACCAGCTCTCGGTGTTCGGCATCGGTGAGGAGCTGGCGGAGGCGGAGTGGCGCGGCGTGGTCCGCCAGTTGCTGGCCCAGGGCCTGCTCGCGGTCGAGGGCGAGTACGGCACGCTGGTGCTCACGGAGGAGAGCGGTTCGGTGCTCGGCCGGGAGCGCGAGGTGCTGCTGCGCAAGGAGCCGAAGAAGGTCGCCCCGGCCCGCTCCTCCTCGTCGAAGAGCGGCAAGGGCAAGGCAGCCGCCGTCGCCGACCTCCCGGAGTCGGCGGTCCCGGTCTTCGAGGCACTGCGCGCCTGGCGCGGCGCCCAGGCCAAGGAGCTGGGCCTCCCGGCGTACGTGATCTTCCACGACGCGACGCTGCGGGAGATCGCCGCGCTCCGGCCGGGTTCGCTCGCGGAGCTGGGCGGGATCAGCGGCCTGGGCGAGAAGAAGCTGGCGACGTACGGGGAGGGCGTGCTGGAGGTGCTGGCAGGGCTCCCGGCCGCCGACGCGGAACCCGTCACCCCGACGGAGGCGGCCCCGGCGCCCGCGACCTCCGCCCCGGCAGCAGCCCCCGCGGCCCAGGCCCGGGTGCCCGCCCCGGCACCCGCTCCGGCACCCGCCGCTGCGACCGCTGCCCCCGGCGCCGACCCGGAGTTCGGCTGGGACGAGGAGCCGCCGGAGTACGAGTGA